In Perognathus longimembris pacificus isolate PPM17 chromosome 3, ASM2315922v1, whole genome shotgun sequence, a single window of DNA contains:
- the Cpb2 gene encoding carboxypeptidase B2, with amino-acid sequence MKLCSLGILVAFVFLCEKHGLAFQSGQVLSALPRTTRQVQVLQNLTATYEIVLWQPVTAEFIEQKKEVHFFVNESDVSIVKDHLNVSRIPYSVLTENVEDVIRQQTSNDTIGPRASASFYEQYHSLSEIYSWIEAMTEQYPDMLTKIHIGSSYEKHPLYVFKVSGKEQKAKNAIWIDCGIHAREWISPAFCLWLIGYVTQMYGKEKLYTNILRHMDFYVMPVINVDGYDYTWKKNRMWRKNRSSHRNNPCVGTDLNRNFASKHWCEKGASSFSCSETYCGLYPESEPEVRAVADFLRRNLNHIKAYITMHSYSQQILFPYSYNNSKSKDHEELSLVASEAVRAIETINKNIKYKHGRGAETLYLAPGGSDDWIYDLGIKYSFTIELRDKGRYGFLLPERFIKPTCVEALAAVSKIAWHVMTNV; translated from the exons TGGCCAGGTTTTATCTGCTCTTCCTAGAACCACTAGGCAAGTTCAAGTTCTGCAGAATCTTACTGCAACCTATGAG ATTGTTCTCTGGCAGCCAGTTACAGCTGAATTTATTGAACAGAAAAAAGAAGTCCATTTTTTTGTGAATGAGTCTGATGTCAGCATTGTGAAAGACCACTTGAATGTGAGCAGAATTCCATACAG TGTCCTGACGGAAAATGTAGAAGATGTTATACGACAGCAGACCTCCAACGACACCATTGGCCCCCGGGCCTCCGCGTCATTCTATGAACAGTATCACTCCCTAAGTGAA ATCTATTCTTGGATAGAAGCTATGACTGAGCAGTACCCTGACATGCTTACAAAAATCCACATTGGATCCTCTTATGAGAAACACCCACTGTATGTTTTCAAG gtttctggaaaagaacaaaaagccaaaaatgccATATGGATTGACTGTGGAATCCACGCCAGAGAATGGATCTCTCCTGCTTTCTGTTTGTGGCTCATAGGCTAT GTAACTCAAATGTATGGAAAAGAAAAGCTGTATACCAATATCCTGAGGCATATGGACTTCTATGTAATGCCAGTGATTAATGTGGATGGTTATGACTACACGTGGAAAAAG AATCGAATGTGGAGAAAGAACCGATCTTCCCACAGGAACAATCCTTGTGTTGGAACAGACTTGAATAGGAATTTTGCTTCCAAACATTGGTGTG AGAAAGGTGCATCAAGTTTCTCATGCTCTGAAACCTACTGTGGACTTTATCCTGAGTCTGAACCAGAAGTAAGGGCAGTGGCTGATTTCTTGAGAAGAAACCTCAACCACATTAAAGCTTACATCACTATGCATTCCTACTCCCAGCAGATACTGTTTCCCTATTCCTATAACAACAGCAAAAGCAAAGACCATGAGGAATTG TCTCTAGTGGCCAGTGAAGCAGTTCGTGCTATTGAGACCATTAATAAAAATATCAAGTATAAACATGGCAGGGGTGCAGAAACTTTAT acTTAGCACCTGGTGGTTCTGATGACTGGATCTATGATTTGGGAATCAAATACTCATTTACAATTGAACTTCGAGATAAAGGCAGATACGGATTCTTGCTGCCAGAACGTTTCATCAAACCCACTTGTGTAGAAGCTCTGGCAGCTGTCTCTAAAATAGCGTGGCACGTCATGACGAATGTTTAA